One window of the Takifugu rubripes chromosome 13, fTakRub1.2, whole genome shotgun sequence genome contains the following:
- the LOC101077421 gene encoding lysosomal protective protein: MFVRRLPWLCLFAVFHIGSAYDPDEVTSLPGMTFRTHYKQWSGYLQTRPGRFLHYWFVTSQRNPAGDPLVLWLNGGPGCSSLDGLLSENGPFQVKDDGATLGENAFSWNKVANVLYLESPAGVGYSYADDRNYTTNDDQVADDNYRALLSFFVKFPNFTQNDFFIFGESYGGIYVPTLSLRVVTGTAKINFKGFAVGNGLSSFALNDQSLVYFGYYHGLFGEELWRALNENCCNKGICNFYNSSSESCTTLVNVAFSIVYNSGLNVYALYLDCEGNRAYHKGYEMTMKHLFKHHRKQAHTYKFPVEAASSVSLSKVPPCINSTAQRTWLNRGDVRKALHIPAVLPPWDLCSDDVGAHYSTRYGSMKDVYLKLLSVGLRALVYNGDTDMACNFLGDQWFVEDLGLETTVQYRSWLYEQQVGGFYQQFGNLTFLTVKGAGHMVPQWAPGPAFHMFQSFLNNDSY, encoded by the exons ATGTTTGTCCGCAGGCTGCCGTGGCTGTGTTTGTTTGCCGTGTTTCATATCGGTTCTGCTTATGACCCCGATGAGGTTACTTCTCTGCCAGGTATGACTTTCAGGACACACTATAAACAGTGGTCGGGATACCTCCAGACTCGGCCGGGTAGATTCCTTCATTACTG GTTCGTGACCTCCCAGCGGAACCCTGCTGGGGACCCTCTGGTCCTCTGGCTGAATGGCGGCCCTGGTTGCAGCTCATTAGATGGCCTTTTGTCAGAGAACGGCCCGTTTCAG GTGAAGGATGACGGAGCCACACTGGGGGAGAATGCCTTCAGCTGGAACAAAGTGGCCAATGTTCTGTATTTAGAGTCTCCGGCAGGAGTGGGGTACTCCTACGCTGATGATAGAAATTACACTACCAATGATGACCAA GTCGCCGATGATAATTATAGGGCCTTGCTGAGTTTCTTTGTCAAGTTCCCCAATTTTACGCAGAATGACTTTTTCATCTTTGGAGAAAGTTATGGGGGAATTTACGTGCCCACCCTCAGTCTCCGCGTGGTTACTGGAACCGCCAAAATCAACTTCAAG GGCTTTGCAGTGGGAAATGGTCTCAGCAGCTTCGCGCTCAATGACCAGTCCCTGGTCTATTTCGGTTATTACCACGGCCTCTTCGGAGAAGA ATTGTGGCGTGCCCTCAATGAGAATTGCTGTAACAAGGGGATTTGCAACTTCTACAACTCCAGTTCAGAGTCCTGCACGACACTG GTGAACGTTGCCTTCAGTATTGTGTACAACAGTGGGCTGAATGTTTACGCTCTGTACTTGGATTGTGAGGGCAACAGGGCCTATCACAAAGGCTACGAGATGACCATGAAGCACCTGTTTAAACACCACAGAAAGCAAGCACACACCTATAAG TTTCCAGTTGAGGCAGCTTCCTCCGTGTCTCTGAGCAAAGTCCCGCCCTGCATCAACAGCACAGCTCAGAGGACCTGGCTGAACCGAGGCGACGTGAGGAAAGCGCTGCACATTCCGGCTGTATTGCCGCCGTGGGACCTTTGCAG TGACGACGTGGGCGCTCACTACAGCACTCGgtacgggtccatgaaggacgTGTATCTGAAGCTGCTCTCCGTGGGCCTCAGAGCGCTGGTCTATAATGGCGACACCGACATGGCGTGCAACTTCTTGGGAGACCAGTGGTTTGTGGAAGATCTTGGCCTGGAA ACGACCGTGCAGTACCGGTCCTGGCTGTACGAGCAACAGGTTGGCGGTTTCTATCAACAGTTTGGAAACCTCACTTTCCTGACCGTGAAG GGGGCGGGACACATGGTTCCTCAGTGGGCTCCAGGACCGGCCTTTCACATGTTCCAGTCCTTCCTGAACAATGATTCTTACTGA
- the LOC101077647 gene encoding transcription factor E2F4-like — MPDQDPKSRAEKSLAELTKRFLRLLHESEGGILDLKKAVKILAVNKQRRRIYDITNVLEGVGLISKVSKRCVMWIGSLATTDVQQTLTRRMTDLRSELRDLEQKETFLDLQKFWIEQSIRNTAEDCSNLIYVNHEDVCNCFSGRTVLAVRAPTGTKLEVPIPKVVHRCPTKYQIYLKSINGPIDVLLLSKRSVSAPPLVLPVPPPQDILRNNRVDALDDMESDLPPCQASVYPNPSSRFERPAMKDIWSSCFIKAEPNRTPASGFRDISKEIEELAQPTKELMKAEVIRQLLSSEAFCPLIHPSSPPCQEEHVCKLDEGESFCDLFEISTFKI, encoded by the exons ATGCCAGACCAGGATCCAAAAAGCAGGGCAGAGAAAAGTCTTGCAGAACTCACCAAGCGCTTCCTCAGATTGCTACACGAATCTGAAGGTGGAATATTGGACCTGAAAAAG GCTGTCAAGATCCTGGctgtaaacaaacaaagaagACGAATCTATGACATTACAAATGTTCTGGAAGGTGTTGGTCTCATCTCTAAAGTCTCTAAACGTTGTGTAATGTGGAT AGGATCATTAGCAACAACGGATGTTCAACAAACGTTAACCAGGAGAATGACGGATTTGAGGTCTGAGCTACGGGATTTGGAACAAAAGGAGACTTTTTTGGACTTGCAGAAATTCTGGATTGAGCAAAGTATCAGGAACACAGCAGAAGACTGCAGCAA TCTGATCTACGTCAACCACGAGGACGTCTGCAACTGTTTCAGCG GCCGGACCGTCTTAGCAGTGCGAGCACCTACTGGCACCAAGCTAGAAGTCCCCATTCCCAAAGTT GTGCACCGTTGTCCAACCAAATACCAGATCTACCTGAAGAGCATCAACGGCCCGATCGACGTCCTGCTTCTGAGCAAACGCTCCGTCAGCGCCCCCCCTCTCGTACTGCCAGTCCCCCCACCTCAGGACATCTTGCGCAATAACAGGGTGGACGCATTAGATGATATGGAAAGTGATCTCCCTCCCTGTCAGGCTTCAGTTTATCCCAATCCAAGCTCCAGATTTGAGCGGCCAGCCATGAAGGACATATGGTCATCCTGCTTTATAAAGGCTGAACCCAACAGAACTCCTGCATCCGGCT TTCGAGACATATCAAAAGAAATCGAGGAGCTAGCGCAGCCCACCAAAG AATTAATGAAAGCAGAGGTCATCAGACAGCTCCTCAGCTCTGAAG ctTTTTGCCCGCTCATCCATCCGTCCTCGCCTCCGTGCCAAGAGGAACACGTGTGTAAATTGGATGAAGGTGAAAGCTTCTGTGACCTTTTTGaaatctctacttttaaaatttaa
- the LOC105417304 gene encoding dynein regulatory complex subunit 4-like isoform X1: protein MSANKKKPPKGKGKKAAKARSPIMINGLTKDEISLEKMEEHAAQLREELDREEEERKYVQLERDKMFGFMETTQRELEDLKAELTNVNKEMVEDERRHRAEIKVYKQKVKHVLCEHQNVISGLSADAVVLAEAMQKEQQQLEAEIHLEQEAIAVDMQDVESEQLAWEIELQKHNEELSKVKDSGEKQCAEVIAKYERKMQLIPQDMENIRKTQMSERRQHWDDQMASLIEDHDRAVRDWDVVIAHIKQDADLNLSLKVEIKDMKIEQCKKDAELAQVLEDNKCIFDALLKLEKKITEFEKKAGTFVSKRASGNTVESMRARKLEDLKSENEALEMKVRELEQERDELYKRSETSVQEEPQEDERFPLLEHKGKTLTARLEKIEAQIISVSSASNMDPAVLDGLLNDIEEKLDNRNNTIKMLQQQKATISKASSAPEDALVRSVERLTVEDVSPKMR, encoded by the exons ATGAgcgcaaataaaaaaaaa ccTCCTAAAGGCAAAGGTAAAAAGGCTGCAAAGGCCAGGTCGCCCATCATGATAAATGGCCTCACCAAAGACGAGATCTCGCTGGAGAAG ATGGAGGAGCACGCTGCTCAGCTGCGAgaggagctggacagagaggaggaggagaggaagtatGTTCAGCTGGAGAGGGACAAGATGTTTGGCTTCATGGAGACCACtcagagagagctggaggaccTAAAGGCTGAGCTAACAAACGTAAACAAGGAGATggtggaggatgagaggaggcacCGAGCTGAGATCAAG GTGTATAAGCAGAAGGTAAAGCACGTCCTGTGTGAACACCAGAACGTGATCTCGGGGCTGAGCGCCGATGCTGTAGTCTTGGCTGAGGCCATGCAGAAAGAGCAGCAACAGTTAGAGGCTGAGATCCATCTGGAGCAGGAGGCCATCGCTGTGGACATGCAGGATGTGGAGAGTGAACAACTGGCCTGGGAGATTGAACTG CAAAAACACAATGAAGAACTGAGCAAAGTGAAGGACAGCGGGGAGAAACAGTGTGCAG AGGTTATAGCCAAGTATGAGAGAAAGATGCAGCTGATCCCACAAGACATGGAAAACATCAGGAAGACTCAGATGAGTGAGAGACGCCAACACTGGGACGACCAAATGGCTTCTCTCATAGAAGATCACGACAGAGCTGTCAGAGACTGGGATGTTGTTATTGCTCATATAAAACAAGACGCAGACTTGAACCTTTCGCTCAAG GTAGAAATTAAAGACATGAAGATAGAACAATGCAAAAAGGACGCAGAATTGGCCCAGGTTTTGGAGgataacaaatgtatttttgacGCTCTCTTGAAGTTGGAGAAGAAAATCACTGAATTTGAGAAGAAAGCTGGGACCTTCGTCTCAAAAAGGGCTTCAGGG AATACCGTCGAAAGTATGAGGGCACGGAAGCTGGAGGACTTGAAATCAGAAAATGAAGCACTGGAAATGAAAGTCCGGGAG TTGGAGCAGGAACGAGACGAGCTGTACAAAAGAAGTGAGACGAGTGTCCAGGAGGAGCCACAGGAAGATGAGAGGTTTCCTCTGCTGGAACATAAAGGAAAGACTCTGACGGCGCGTCTGGAGAAGATTGAGGCTCAGATCATTTCAGTCAGCTCGGCCTCCAACATGGACCCAGCTGTTCTGGATGGGCTCCTTAATGACATCGAG GAAAAACTGGACAACAGAAATAACACGATcaagatgctgcagcagcaaaaagCTACGATTTCTAAG GCCTCCAGCGCCCCTGAAGACGCCCTTGTGAGGTCTGTGGAGAGGCTCACAGTGGAAGACGTCTCCCCCAAAATGAGAT AG
- the LOC105417304 gene encoding dynein regulatory complex subunit 4-like isoform X2: MINGLTKDEISLEKMEEHAAQLREELDREEEERKYVQLERDKMFGFMETTQRELEDLKAELTNVNKEMVEDERRHRAEIKVYKQKVKHVLCEHQNVISGLSADAVVLAEAMQKEQQQLEAEIHLEQEAIAVDMQDVESEQLAWEIELQKHNEELSKVKDSGEKQCAEVIAKYERKMQLIPQDMENIRKTQMSERRQHWDDQMASLIEDHDRAVRDWDVVIAHIKQDADLNLSLKVEIKDMKIEQCKKDAELAQVLEDNKCIFDALLKLEKKITEFEKKAGTFVSKRASGNTVESMRARKLEDLKSENEALEMKVRELEQERDELYKRSETSVQEEPQEDERFPLLEHKGKTLTARLEKIEAQIISVSSASNMDPAVLDGLLNDIEEKLDNRNNTIKMLQQQKATISKASSAPEDALVRSVERLTVEDVSPKMR; the protein is encoded by the exons ATGATAAATGGCCTCACCAAAGACGAGATCTCGCTGGAGAAG ATGGAGGAGCACGCTGCTCAGCTGCGAgaggagctggacagagaggaggaggagaggaagtatGTTCAGCTGGAGAGGGACAAGATGTTTGGCTTCATGGAGACCACtcagagagagctggaggaccTAAAGGCTGAGCTAACAAACGTAAACAAGGAGATggtggaggatgagaggaggcacCGAGCTGAGATCAAG GTGTATAAGCAGAAGGTAAAGCACGTCCTGTGTGAACACCAGAACGTGATCTCGGGGCTGAGCGCCGATGCTGTAGTCTTGGCTGAGGCCATGCAGAAAGAGCAGCAACAGTTAGAGGCTGAGATCCATCTGGAGCAGGAGGCCATCGCTGTGGACATGCAGGATGTGGAGAGTGAACAACTGGCCTGGGAGATTGAACTG CAAAAACACAATGAAGAACTGAGCAAAGTGAAGGACAGCGGGGAGAAACAGTGTGCAG AGGTTATAGCCAAGTATGAGAGAAAGATGCAGCTGATCCCACAAGACATGGAAAACATCAGGAAGACTCAGATGAGTGAGAGACGCCAACACTGGGACGACCAAATGGCTTCTCTCATAGAAGATCACGACAGAGCTGTCAGAGACTGGGATGTTGTTATTGCTCATATAAAACAAGACGCAGACTTGAACCTTTCGCTCAAG GTAGAAATTAAAGACATGAAGATAGAACAATGCAAAAAGGACGCAGAATTGGCCCAGGTTTTGGAGgataacaaatgtatttttgacGCTCTCTTGAAGTTGGAGAAGAAAATCACTGAATTTGAGAAGAAAGCTGGGACCTTCGTCTCAAAAAGGGCTTCAGGG AATACCGTCGAAAGTATGAGGGCACGGAAGCTGGAGGACTTGAAATCAGAAAATGAAGCACTGGAAATGAAAGTCCGGGAG TTGGAGCAGGAACGAGACGAGCTGTACAAAAGAAGTGAGACGAGTGTCCAGGAGGAGCCACAGGAAGATGAGAGGTTTCCTCTGCTGGAACATAAAGGAAAGACTCTGACGGCGCGTCTGGAGAAGATTGAGGCTCAGATCATTTCAGTCAGCTCGGCCTCCAACATGGACCCAGCTGTTCTGGATGGGCTCCTTAATGACATCGAG GAAAAACTGGACAACAGAAATAACACGATcaagatgctgcagcagcaaaaagCTACGATTTCTAAG GCCTCCAGCGCCCCTGAAGACGCCCTTGTGAGGTCTGTGGAGAGGCTCACAGTGGAAGACGTCTCCCCCAAAATGAGAT AG